In Paraburkholderia terrae, the DNA window GTCGACGAACTCACGCCGAGCACGTTGCCGAACAGCAGCGCCGTGACTTGCGTCGCGTACGCGGTGAAGAAGTGCAGAAACAGCAAGCCGAAGCCCAACGCCAACGACAGCACCACGCCGATCGCCACATCCCGCCCCGCGAGCTTTTCACCCAGCGCGCCCATGCCGACGCCCGCTGCGAGCGTGAAGCCGATCATCCCCCAGATCGGCGAAACGCCGATCAGCACGGCGCCCGTCGCGCCCGTGAAGCCGACGTGCGACAGCGCGTGCCCCGCGAAGGTCTGCCCGCGCATCACGAGGAAGTAGCCGACGATGCCCGACAGCACCGCGACGATCCCCGACGCCGCGAACGCGTTCACCATGAAATCGTATTCAAACATCGTGCGTGTGTCCGTCGCTTGAGGCGTGATGATGGGCATGCTTTTGCCCATGCGCGTGACCATGCGAATGCCCGTGGCCATGCGGATCGCCATGCTGATGGTCGTCGTCTTCGTGCTCGTGATCGTGCTTCTCGACGTCGAAGTCGCCCGACATCACGAAGATGCGGCCATTCACGCGCATCACGTCGATGGTCGAGCCGTACAGGCGCGAGAGCACCGGCTTCGTAATCACTTCATCGACGGTGCCGAGCGCGGCGACGCCATTGCCGAGATACAGCACGCGGTCGAGCGCATGCAGCAGCGGATTGAGTTCGTGCGCGGAGAACAGCACGGCGATGCCGAGTTCCTGCTGCACGCGCTTCACCAGTTCGACGACGGTCTTCTGATGATGCGGATCGAGACTGATGAGCGGCTCGTCGAGCAGCAGCAGACGCGGATTGCCAAGCAGGCATTGCGCGAGCAGCAGCCGCTGCCGCTCGCCACCCGACAGCTCCGACAACGGACGCGCAGCCAGCGCCGTGCCGCCGACCAGCTCCAGCACGCGCTCGACATCGGCGCGCGCCTTCGCATCCGCATGCGGCAAGCCCCAGCGATGACCGTCGGCGGCCATCGCGACGAAATCGCGGCCACGCACGCGACGGCCGGCAAGCGCGCTGCGCGTCTGCGGCATGTAGCCGATCGACGGGTTGCCGCGCACGACGGGCTCGCCGAGCACGCGCACGGTGCCGCTCGCCGCCGGGACGAGGCCGAGCACCGAGCGCATCAGCGTCGTCTTGCCCGCGCCGTTCGGCCCGAGCACGCCGATGAATTCGCCCTGGCGGATCGTGAAGCTGGTGTCGCGCAGAATCGTGCGGTCGCCGAGTTCGAGCGTCACGCGATCCAGTTCGAGCACGGGCGCGTTGCCCGACGACATGTTCATTGAGTCGTTCCCTTGTTCGCGCTGCCTGCGGCGAGCGCGTTGCCGAGCGCATCGAGTTGCGCCAGCATCCATTGCTGGTAGTTCTTGCCGGCCGGTTGCGTCTCCGTCACGCTCACCGTCGGCACATGCGATTGCTGCGCGAGTTTCAGCATGCGTTTGGTCAGCGCCTCGGTTGCCTGGCTGTTATAGATCAGCGCGCGCACGCGTCGCTCGCGAAGATCGCGCTCGAACGCGGCGATATCCGACGCGCTCGCTTCCGTGTCGTTCATCGCGGCCAGCTGGAAGCGCTGGTTGCGCATGTCCAGGCCGATGGCCTCCGACATGTAGCCGAACACCGGCTCGGTCGCCGTCACGCTCACGTGCGCATACTGGCTGCGCAGCGCGGCGACCTTGTCGGCGATCGGCTTGAGCGAGTCGAGAAACTTCGCGAGGTTCGCATCATACGCCGCCTTGTGCGCCGGATCAGCCGACGCGAGCGCCGCACTCACCGCGCGTGCGACAGCGGGCATCGTCGACGGGTCGTACCACAGATGCGGATTGTCGCCGCTTTTCTTACCGATGAGTTCTGCCGCGACGATCGTCTTGCGCTTGTCGTTTTTCGATACGTTCAGCAGCTTTGTCATCCACGGATCGTAGTCGGCGCCGTTGTAGACGACAAGGCTTGCGTGCTGCAATGCGCGCGCCGTCTTCGGGCTGGCTTCGAAGAGATGCGGGTCCTGGTCCGGATTGCTGAGAATGCTCGTCACGTCGACGCGGTCGCCGCCCAGTTGCTGCACGACATCGCCGTAGAAATTCTCCGCGGCGACCACGGGAATCTTCGTGTCCTGCGCGTGCGCGGCCTGGCCGAATGCAAAGACGAAA includes these proteins:
- a CDS encoding ABC transporter ATP-binding protein, which gives rise to MNMSSGNAPVLELDRVTLELGDRTILRDTSFTIRQGEFIGVLGPNGAGKTTLMRSVLGLVPAASGTVRVLGEPVVRGNPSIGYMPQTRSALAGRRVRGRDFVAMAADGHRWGLPHADAKARADVERVLELVGGTALAARPLSELSGGERQRLLLAQCLLGNPRLLLLDEPLISLDPHHQKTVVELVKRVQQELGIAVLFSAHELNPLLHALDRVLYLGNGVAALGTVDEVITKPVLSRLYGSTIDVMRVNGRIFVMSGDFDVEKHDHEHEDDDHQHGDPHGHGHSHGHAHGQKHAHHHASSDGHTHDV
- a CDS encoding metal ABC transporter solute-binding protein, which translates into the protein MKKNNSMWKFLMRAVASTVFVFAFGQAAHAQDTKIPVVAAENFYGDVVQQLGGDRVDVTSILSNPDQDPHLFEASPKTARALQHASLVVYNGADYDPWMTKLLNVSKNDKRKTIVAAELIGKKSGDNPHLWYDPSTMPAVARAVSAALASADPAHKAAYDANLAKFLDSLKPIADKVAALRSQYAHVSVTATEPVFGYMSEAIGLDMRNQRFQLAAMNDTEASASDIAAFERDLRERRVRALIYNSQATEALTKRMLKLAQQSHVPTVSVTETQPAGKNYQQWMLAQLDALGNALAAGSANKGTTQ